Proteins encoded by one window of Blautia argi:
- the lexA gene encoding transcriptional repressor LexA translates to MSYGKISKKQSEILEYMKNEILNRGFPPSVREICEAVNLKSTSSVHSHLETLEKNGYIRRDPTKPRAIEIVDDNFNLVRRETVNVPIVGKVAAGQPLLAVENIEGYFPIPSEFMPNNKTFMLVVEGDSMINAGIFNGDYVIVEQQNTAENGQKVVALVDDSATVKTFYKEKDHIRLQPENDSMAPILVGADQFFQILGKVIGVFRLMR, encoded by the coding sequence ATGTCATATGGAAAAATAAGCAAAAAACAATCTGAGATTTTAGAATATATGAAAAATGAAATTTTAAACAGAGGATTCCCCCCTTCTGTACGGGAAATCTGTGAGGCCGTAAATTTAAAATCCACCTCTTCCGTCCACTCTCACCTGGAAACCCTGGAGAAAAATGGTTATATCCGCAGGGATCCTACAAAGCCTCGGGCAATTGAAATTGTTGATGACAATTTTAATCTGGTCAGAAGAGAAACTGTAAATGTTCCGATTGTGGGAAAAGTAGCTGCCGGTCAACCTCTTCTCGCTGTAGAAAACATTGAAGGCTATTTCCCCATTCCTTCTGAATTTATGCCAAATAACAAAACTTTTATGCTGGTCGTGGAAGGGGACAGCATGATAAACGCGGGAATTTTTAATGGGGATTACGTTATCGTGGAACAGCAGAATACTGCTGAAAATGGACAGAAGGTGGTTGCACTGGTAGACGATTCTGCCACAGTAAAAACCTTTTATAAAGAAAAAGACCACATTCGTCTTCAGCCTGAGAATGATTCCATGGCGCCTATTCTCGTAGGTGCCGATCAGTTTTTTCAGATTCTCGGAAAGGTAATCGGTGTTTTTCGCCTCATGCGTTAA
- a CDS encoding LysM peptidoglycan-binding domain-containing protein — MRTKKKSNGKRIFYFVAVLAVVLIGVIFATSDIASAGTKDSVRTKYFTSIEIQEGTSLWDIAREYQTVEYTSVEDYIKEVKEINHMTGDVIYAGSYLCIPYYSSESK; from the coding sequence ATGAGAACTAAGAAAAAAAGTAATGGAAAGCGTATTTTTTATTTTGTAGCAGTATTGGCTGTTGTACTGATCGGCGTAATCTTTGCCACTTCAGATATTGCCAGTGCAGGGACAAAAGACTCTGTACGAACGAAATATTTTACCAGTATAGAAATACAGGAAGGAACCAGCCTTTGGGATATTGCCAGAGAATATCAGACAGTGGAATATACGTCTGTTGAGGATTATATCAAAGAGGTGAAAGAAATTAATCATATGACAGGTGATGTGATTTATGCAGGTTCTTATTTATGCATTCCCTATTATTCTTCAGAGAGTAAATAA